The following are encoded together in the Streptomyces sp. NBC_01465 genome:
- a CDS encoding aliphatic sulfonate ABC transporter substrate-binding protein — MPASRITLRRSLAAAAALPILAVALTACGYGSDKKDDTKAAATVGGKKLSADTVKIGYFPNLTHATALVGVQEGLFQKELGGTKLKASTFNAGPSEIEALNAGSIDIGWIGPSPSINGYTKSKGQSLRIIGGSASGGVKLVVNPDKIKSLDDVKGKKIATPQLGNTQDVAFLNWIATKGWKVDANSGKGDVSVVRTDNKVTPDAYKSGSIDGAWVPEPTASKLVAAGGKVLLDESDLWPDKKFVITNIIVSQKFLKEHPDVVEAVLRGSVNTNAWIKANPDKAKASANEALKTLSGKALPTDVIDPAWKSIETTDDPLAATLTSEADHAVKAGLLEKPDLAGIYDLTLLNKVLKAAGQPAVADAGLGVK, encoded by the coding sequence GTGCCTGCCAGCCGTATCACCCTGCGCCGCAGCCTCGCCGCTGCCGCCGCCCTCCCGATCCTCGCCGTGGCGCTGACCGCCTGCGGCTACGGATCCGACAAGAAGGACGACACGAAGGCCGCGGCCACCGTGGGCGGCAAGAAGCTCTCCGCCGACACCGTGAAGATCGGCTACTTCCCGAACCTGACGCACGCCACCGCACTGGTCGGCGTCCAGGAGGGCCTGTTCCAGAAGGAGTTGGGCGGCACCAAGCTGAAGGCGTCGACCTTCAACGCCGGCCCCTCCGAGATCGAGGCGCTCAACGCCGGGTCGATCGACATCGGCTGGATCGGCCCCTCCCCCTCCATCAACGGCTACACCAAGTCCAAGGGCCAGAGCCTGCGCATCATCGGCGGCTCCGCGTCGGGCGGTGTGAAGCTCGTCGTGAACCCGGACAAGATCAAGTCCCTGGACGACGTCAAGGGCAAGAAGATCGCGACCCCGCAGCTGGGCAACACCCAGGACGTGGCGTTCCTCAACTGGATCGCCACCAAGGGCTGGAAGGTCGACGCGAACAGCGGCAAGGGTGACGTCTCCGTCGTCCGTACGGACAACAAGGTGACCCCCGACGCCTACAAGTCCGGTTCCATCGACGGCGCCTGGGTGCCGGAGCCGACCGCGTCCAAGCTGGTCGCCGCAGGCGGCAAGGTGCTCCTCGACGAGTCGGACCTGTGGCCCGACAAGAAGTTCGTGATCACCAACATCATCGTGTCGCAGAAGTTCCTCAAGGAGCACCCGGACGTCGTCGAGGCGGTCCTGCGCGGCTCGGTGAACACCAACGCCTGGATCAAGGCCAACCCGGACAAGGCGAAGGCCTCCGCCAACGAGGCTCTGAAGACGCTCTCCGGCAAGGCGCTGCCCACCGACGTCATCGACCCGGCATGGAAGTCCATCGAGACGACGGACGACCCGCTGGCCGCGACGCTGACCTCCGAGGCGGACCACGCGGTGAAGGCCGGTCTGCTGGAGAAGCCCGACCTGGCCGGCATCTACGACCTGACGCTGCTCAACAAGGTCCTCAAGGCGGCGGGTCAGCCCGCGGTCGCCGACGCCGGTCTCGGCGTCAAGTAA
- the cysD gene encoding sulfate adenylyltransferase subunit CysD, which translates to MTTFATVSEGTDSPFALSHLDSLESEAVHIFREVAGEFERPVILFSGGKDSIVMLHLALKAFAPAAVPFSLLHVDTGHNFPEVLAYRDRTVAEHGLRLHVASVQDYIDRGVLRERPDGVRNPLQTLPLTEKIQAERFDAVFGGGRRDEEKARAKERVFSLRDEFSAWDPRRQRPELWQLYNGRHAPGEHVRVFPLSNWTELDVWQYIEREGIELPEIYFAHEREVFKRSGMWLTAGEWGGPKESESVETRLVRYRTVGDMSCTGAVDSDATTLDAVITEIAASRLTERGATRADDKMSEAAMEDRKREGYF; encoded by the coding sequence ATGACGACCTTCGCCACTGTCAGCGAGGGGACGGACAGTCCCTTCGCGCTCAGCCACCTGGACTCGCTGGAGTCGGAGGCGGTGCACATCTTCCGTGAGGTGGCGGGTGAGTTCGAGCGGCCGGTGATTCTCTTCTCCGGCGGCAAGGACTCGATCGTCATGCTGCACCTGGCGCTGAAGGCGTTCGCCCCGGCGGCCGTGCCCTTCTCGCTGCTGCACGTGGACACCGGGCACAACTTCCCCGAGGTCCTCGCATACCGCGACCGTACGGTGGCCGAGCACGGCCTGCGCCTGCATGTCGCCTCCGTCCAGGACTACATCGACCGCGGTGTCCTGCGCGAGCGCCCGGACGGGGTACGCAACCCGCTCCAGACGCTCCCGCTCACGGAGAAGATCCAGGCCGAGCGCTTCGACGCGGTCTTCGGCGGCGGACGGCGCGACGAGGAGAAGGCCCGCGCCAAGGAGCGCGTCTTCAGCCTCCGTGACGAGTTCTCCGCCTGGGACCCGCGCCGCCAGCGCCCCGAACTGTGGCAGCTCTACAACGGCCGCCACGCACCCGGCGAGCACGTCCGCGTCTTCCCGCTCTCCAACTGGACCGAGCTCGACGTCTGGCAGTACATCGAGCGCGAGGGCATCGAACTCCCCGAGATCTACTTCGCCCATGAGCGCGAGGTGTTCAAGCGTTCCGGGATGTGGCTGACCGCAGGTGAGTGGGGCGGCCCGAAGGAGAGCGAGAGCGTCGAGACGCGTCTCGTGCGCTACCGGACCGTCGGCGACATGTCCTGCACCGGGGCCGTCGACTCCGACGCCACCACGCTCGATGCCGTGATCACCGAGATCGCCGCCTCCCGGCTCACCGAGCGGGGCGCCACCCGCGCCGACGACAAGATGTCCGAGGCCGCGATGGAAGACCGCAAGCGCGAAGGGTACTTCTAG
- a CDS encoding GNAT family N-acetyltransferase: MNSTTVTVTTWSLEQTSPADLNPAAVPEGDDIRIVRAEVPSPEFSRFLYASVGGDIQWIDRLALTYAQWEEILDRPGVETWVAYDRGTPAGYVELDPQDDGTVEIMYFGLIPAFRGRRIGGHLLSYGVQRAWDLAERWPERTPTKRVWLHTCSLDGPYAMDNYLRRGFRLFDTKTAEEPDVPTPGPWAGAQG, from the coding sequence ATGAACAGCACCACCGTCACCGTCACCACCTGGTCCCTCGAGCAGACCTCGCCCGCCGACCTGAATCCCGCGGCCGTCCCCGAGGGCGACGACATCCGCATCGTCCGCGCCGAGGTCCCCTCGCCCGAGTTCAGCCGCTTCCTGTACGCCTCCGTCGGCGGAGACATCCAGTGGATCGACCGGCTCGCGCTCACGTACGCGCAGTGGGAGGAGATCCTCGACCGGCCCGGGGTCGAGACCTGGGTCGCGTACGACCGGGGCACGCCGGCCGGGTACGTCGAGCTGGACCCGCAGGACGACGGCACGGTGGAGATCATGTACTTCGGCCTGATCCCGGCGTTCCGGGGGCGCCGGATCGGCGGCCACCTGCTCTCGTACGGAGTGCAGCGCGCCTGGGACCTGGCCGAGCGGTGGCCGGAGCGGACGCCGACCAAGCGGGTCTGGCTGCACACGTGCAGCCTGGACGGGCCGTATGCGATGGACAACTATCTGCGCCGCGGATTCAGGCTCTTCGACACGAAGACGGCCGAGGAGCCCGACGTACCGACTCCGGGGCCCTGGGCCGGTGCGCAGGGCTGA
- a CDS encoding winged helix-turn-helix transcriptional regulator, with product MSQYEHTCMIRGDGGRAIRAVLDRICDKWTLLIVATLDQGRLRFTELHRHVPGISQRMLTLTLRNLERDGLVSRTAYAEVPPRVEYALTSLGKSLIAPALALAGWAIEHNAEIQSSRAEYDTPPA from the coding sequence ATGTCGCAGTACGAGCACACCTGCATGATCCGGGGCGACGGCGGCCGGGCGATCCGCGCCGTACTGGACCGGATCTGCGACAAGTGGACGCTGCTGATCGTCGCCACGCTCGACCAGGGCCGGCTGCGCTTCACCGAACTGCACCGGCACGTGCCCGGCATCTCGCAGCGGATGCTCACCCTGACCCTGCGCAACCTGGAACGGGACGGACTGGTCTCCCGCACCGCCTACGCGGAGGTCCCGCCGCGCGTCGAGTACGCACTCACGTCCCTGGGCAAGAGCCTCATCGCTCCCGCCCTGGCCCTCGCGGGCTGGGCCATCGAGCACAACGCGGAGATCCAGTCCAGCAGGGCCGAGTACGACACCCCGCCCGCGTAG
- a CDS encoding putative leader peptide, translated as MSGTGIALVSRRHVDLGRVSSAICPAR; from the coding sequence ATGTCTGGAACTGGAATTGCCTTGGTGAGTCGACGCCACGTCGACCTCGGCCGCGTATCCAGCGCCATCTGTCCGGCGCGCTGA
- the cysC gene encoding adenylyl-sulfate kinase: protein MTKIQENEMTTDQGATIWLTGLPSAGKTTIAYELADRLRGEGHRVEVLDGDEIREFLSKGLGFSREDRLTNVQRIGFVAELLASNGVKALVPVIAPYADSREAVRKRHQSEGTAYLEVHVATPVEVCSVRDVKGLYAKQAAGELTGLTGVDDPYEAPESPDLRIESHQQTVQESAAALHALLTERGLA from the coding sequence ATGACGAAGATTCAGGAGAACGAGATGACGACGGACCAGGGAGCCACCATCTGGCTCACCGGTCTGCCGAGCGCGGGCAAGACCACCATCGCCTACGAGCTGGCCGACCGGCTCCGCGGCGAGGGCCACCGGGTGGAGGTGCTCGACGGCGACGAGATCCGCGAGTTCCTCTCCAAGGGGCTCGGGTTCTCCCGCGAGGACCGGCTCACCAACGTCCAACGCATCGGTTTCGTCGCGGAGTTGCTCGCGTCGAACGGTGTCAAGGCGCTGGTCCCGGTCATCGCCCCGTACGCGGACAGCCGCGAGGCGGTGCGCAAGCGCCACCAGAGCGAGGGCACCGCGTATCTGGAGGTGCATGTCGCCACTCCGGTGGAGGTCTGCTCCGTACGCGATGTGAAGGGTCTGTACGCCAAGCAGGCAGCCGGCGAACTCACCGGTCTCACCGGGGTGGACGACCCCTATGAGGCCCCCGAATCGCCCGACCTGCGGATCGAGTCGCACCAGCAGACCGTGCAGGAGTCCGCTGCGGCGCTGCACGCGCTGCTCACCGAGAGGGGCCTGGCCTGA
- a CDS encoding ABC transporter permease, with product MASTETKADARADDLAGLEAGLDALDAVQSHRVPVREVLVKKILPPVVAVVLVLAVWQILIWAKVTDDYKLPSPSQVWDEVTNAWAQGTLLEYIWTSVSRGLLGFFFALVIGTPLGLLVARVKFVRAAIGPVLSGLQSLPSVAWVPPAVIWLGLNDSMMYAVILLGAVPSIANGLVSGIDQIPPLYLRAGRTLGATGVRGAWHIVLPASLPGYLAGLKQGWAFSWRSLMAAEIIASSPDLGVGLGQLLEQGRETSSMSTVFLAIFLILIVGIAIDLLVFSPLERRVLRSRGLMVKS from the coding sequence ATGGCCAGCACTGAGACAAAGGCCGACGCCAGGGCCGACGATCTGGCGGGGCTCGAAGCGGGCCTGGACGCGCTGGACGCGGTGCAGTCGCACCGGGTGCCGGTGCGCGAAGTACTCGTCAAGAAGATCCTCCCGCCGGTGGTCGCGGTCGTCCTGGTCCTCGCCGTCTGGCAGATCCTGATCTGGGCGAAGGTCACCGACGACTACAAACTGCCCTCGCCCTCACAGGTCTGGGACGAGGTCACCAACGCCTGGGCGCAGGGCACCCTGCTCGAATACATCTGGACGTCCGTCTCGCGCGGTCTGCTCGGCTTCTTCTTCGCCCTGGTCATCGGCACCCCACTGGGACTGCTCGTGGCGCGGGTGAAGTTCGTACGGGCGGCGATCGGCCCGGTCCTGTCCGGGCTGCAGTCGCTGCCCTCGGTGGCCTGGGTGCCGCCGGCGGTGATCTGGCTCGGCCTCAACGACTCGATGATGTACGCGGTGATCCTGCTCGGCGCCGTCCCCTCGATCGCCAACGGCCTGGTGTCGGGCATCGACCAGATCCCGCCGCTGTATCTGCGGGCCGGCCGGACGCTCGGTGCGACGGGGGTGCGGGGCGCCTGGCACATCGTGCTCCCGGCCTCGCTGCCCGGTTATCTGGCGGGGCTGAAGCAGGGCTGGGCGTTCTCCTGGCGCTCGCTGATGGCCGCCGAGATCATCGCCTCCTCGCCCGATCTGGGCGTGGGCCTGGGGCAGTTGCTGGAGCAGGGCCGCGAGACGAGCAGCATGTCGACGGTCTTCCTCGCCATCTTCCTGATCCTGATCGTCGGCATCGCCATCGATCTGCTGGTCTTCAGCCCGCTGGAGCGGCGGGTGCTGCGCAGCCGCGGTCTGATGGTCAAGAGCTGA
- a CDS encoding ABC transporter ATP-binding protein, giving the protein MATTLAKADDRTAVTHAARIEHVSKSFGGPAGPQLVLDDITLDVAPGEFVTLLGASGCGKSTLLNLVAGLDLPSSGSIETPGGRPALMFQEHALFPWLTAGKNIELALRLRGVPKDERRAEAERLLGLVRLDGSYGKRVHELSGGMRQRVALARALAQDSQLLLMDEPFAALDAITRDVLHGELTRIWRETNVSVLFVTHNVREAVRLAERVVLLSSRPGRVAHEWTVDIPQPRRIEDSAVAELSVEITEQLRGEIRRHGQH; this is encoded by the coding sequence ATGGCCACAACCCTCGCCAAGGCCGACGACCGCACCGCGGTGACGCACGCGGCACGGATCGAGCACGTCTCGAAGTCCTTCGGCGGCCCCGCCGGGCCCCAGCTCGTCCTGGACGACATCACCCTCGATGTCGCACCGGGCGAGTTCGTCACCCTCCTGGGAGCCTCCGGGTGCGGCAAGTCCACGCTGCTCAACCTGGTCGCCGGGCTCGACCTGCCGTCCTCGGGGTCCATCGAGACCCCGGGCGGCCGGCCGGCCCTGATGTTCCAGGAGCACGCCCTGTTCCCGTGGCTCACCGCGGGCAAGAACATCGAGCTGGCGCTGCGGCTGCGCGGCGTACCGAAGGACGAGCGCCGCGCGGAGGCGGAGCGGCTGCTCGGTCTCGTACGGCTCGACGGCTCGTACGGAAAGCGGGTGCACGAGCTGTCGGGCGGTATGCGACAGCGCGTGGCGCTCGCCAGGGCGCTCGCCCAGGACAGCCAACTCCTGCTGATGGACGAGCCGTTCGCGGCCCTCGACGCCATCACCCGGGACGTCCTGCACGGCGAGCTGACCCGCATCTGGCGCGAGACGAACGTCTCCGTCCTCTTCGTCACGCACAACGTGCGCGAGGCCGTGCGCCTCGCCGAGCGCGTCGTACTGCTCTCGTCGCGGCCCGGACGGGTCGCGCACGAGTGGACGGTGGACATTCCGCAGCCGCGCCGCATCGAGGACTCCGCGGTCGCGGAGCTCTCGGTCGAGATCACCGAACAACTGCGTGGGGAGATCCGCCGCCATGGCCAGCACTGA
- a CDS encoding nitrite/sulfite reductase: MAATPEKPAPATPRRKPGRHRGEGQWAAGHFTPLNGNEQFKKDDDGLNVRTRIETIYSKRGFDSIDPNDLRGRMRWWGLYTQRKPGIDGGKTAILEPEELDDEYFMLRVRIDGGRLTTEQLRVIGEISVEFARGTADITDRQNVQYHWIRIEDVPEIWRRLEAVGLSTTEACGDTPRTILGSPVAGVAADEIIDGTTAIDEIHRRFIGNPDYSNLPRKFKTAISGSPQLDVAHEINDIAFVGVNHPEHGPGFDLWVGGGLSTNPKLGQRLGAWVPLDEVPDVYGGVIGIFRDYGYRRLRTRARLKFLLADWGTEKFRQILEDEYLERKLLDGPAPEQPAGTWRDHLGVHRQKDGRFYVGFAPRVGRVDGPTLVRIAEVASEHGSGRLRTTTEQKMIVLDVEEAQLPSLIAGLEALDLKVNASPFRRGTMACTGIEFCKLAIVETKARGASLIDELERRIPDFDEPITININGCPNACARIQVADIGLKGQLMLDKDGNQVEGFQVHLGGALGLEAGFGRKVRGLKVTSAELPDYVERVLIRFQKEREDGERFATWTARASEEALS; this comes from the coding sequence ATGGCCGCCACCCCGGAAAAGCCCGCTCCAGCCACGCCCCGCCGCAAGCCGGGCCGCCACCGTGGCGAAGGCCAGTGGGCCGCCGGCCACTTCACCCCTCTCAACGGCAACGAGCAGTTCAAGAAGGACGACGACGGTCTCAATGTGCGGACACGCATTGAGACGATCTACTCCAAGCGCGGATTCGACTCCATCGACCCCAACGACCTGCGCGGGCGCATGCGTTGGTGGGGTCTCTACACCCAGCGCAAGCCCGGGATCGACGGCGGCAAGACCGCGATCCTGGAGCCGGAGGAGCTGGACGACGAGTACTTCATGCTCCGGGTCCGGATCGACGGCGGCCGGCTGACCACCGAGCAGCTGCGGGTCATCGGCGAGATCTCCGTGGAGTTCGCGCGCGGGACCGCCGACATCACCGACCGGCAGAACGTCCAGTACCACTGGATCCGCATCGAGGACGTCCCCGAGATCTGGCGCCGGCTGGAGGCCGTCGGGCTCTCCACCACCGAGGCCTGCGGTGACACGCCCCGCACCATCCTCGGCTCGCCCGTCGCCGGTGTCGCCGCCGACGAGATCATCGACGGTACGACCGCGATCGACGAGATCCACCGCCGGTTCATCGGCAACCCCGACTACTCCAACCTGCCGCGGAAGTTCAAGACCGCGATCTCGGGCTCCCCGCAGCTCGATGTGGCGCACGAGATCAACGACATCGCGTTCGTCGGCGTGAACCACCCCGAGCACGGCCCCGGCTTCGACCTCTGGGTCGGCGGCGGCCTCTCCACCAACCCCAAGCTGGGTCAGCGCCTCGGCGCCTGGGTGCCGCTGGACGAGGTGCCTGACGTGTACGGCGGTGTCATCGGCATCTTCCGCGACTACGGCTACCGGCGGCTGCGCACCCGCGCCCGTCTGAAGTTCCTGCTCGCCGACTGGGGCACCGAGAAGTTCCGGCAGATCCTCGAGGACGAGTACCTGGAGCGCAAGCTTCTCGACGGGCCCGCGCCCGAGCAGCCGGCAGGCACCTGGCGCGACCACCTCGGCGTGCACCGGCAGAAGGACGGGCGTTTCTACGTCGGCTTCGCGCCGCGCGTGGGGCGTGTCGACGGCCCGACTCTCGTACGGATCGCGGAAGTTGCGAGCGAACACGGCTCGGGGCGGCTGCGTACCACCACCGAGCAGAAGATGATCGTGCTCGACGTGGAGGAGGCCCAGCTCCCCTCCCTGATCGCCGGGCTCGAAGCGCTCGACCTCAAGGTCAACGCCTCCCCGTTCCGGCGCGGCACCATGGCCTGCACCGGCATCGAGTTCTGCAAGCTCGCCATCGTCGAGACGAAGGCGCGTGGCGCCTCCCTCATCGACGAACTGGAGCGCCGCATCCCGGACTTCGACGAGCCCATCACCATCAACATCAACGGCTGCCCCAACGCCTGCGCCCGTATCCAGGTCGCCGACATCGGTCTCAAGGGCCAGTTGATGCTCGACAAGGACGGCAACCAGGTCGAGGGCTTCCAGGTGCACCTCGGCGGCGCACTCGGTCTCGAGGCCGGTTTCGGCCGCAAGGTCCGTGGTCTGAAGGTCACTTCGGCCGAGCTGCCCGACTACGTCGAGCGCGTCCTGATCCGCTTCCAGAAGGAGCGCGAGGACGGCGAGCGCTTCGCGACGTGGACCGCGCGCGCCTCCGAGGAGGCCCTCTCATGA
- a CDS encoding sirohydrochlorin chelatase translates to MPRPVLLVVAHGSRDPRHAATVHALVGRVRSLRPGLRVETGFLDFNVPSVSGVLESLAAEGVRDVVALPLLLTRAFHAKSDIPAVLNAAPPRLRIHQAEVLGPSPLLNAALERRLYEAGLTPADKRSTGLVLASAGSTDPEAIAVIAEIARELRHTGWCAVRPAFASAALPRTEDAVREMRASGGVERIAVAPYVIAPGRLPDRIATGAREAGADVLAQVLGPAPELARLLLSRYDEARTPLLVPALSA, encoded by the coding sequence ATGCCCCGTCCCGTCCTCCTCGTCGTCGCCCACGGCAGCCGCGATCCGCGGCACGCGGCGACCGTCCACGCGCTGGTTGGGCGTGTGCGGTCGCTGCGTCCCGGGCTGCGCGTGGAGACGGGGTTCCTGGACTTCAACGTGCCGTCCGTATCAGGGGTGTTGGAGTCCCTGGCGGCGGAAGGCGTACGGGACGTGGTGGCCCTCCCGCTGCTGCTCACCCGCGCCTTCCACGCCAAGTCCGACATCCCGGCGGTCCTGAACGCGGCCCCGCCGCGGCTGCGGATCCACCAGGCGGAGGTCCTCGGCCCTTCGCCGCTGCTGAACGCGGCGCTGGAGCGCCGGCTGTACGAGGCGGGGCTCACCCCCGCCGACAAACGCTCGACGGGGCTGGTTCTGGCCTCGGCGGGCTCCACGGACCCGGAGGCGATCGCAGTGATCGCTGAAATTGCGCGGGAGCTGCGGCACACCGGTTGGTGCGCCGTGCGGCCTGCGTTCGCCTCCGCTGCTCTGCCCCGTACCGAGGACGCGGTACGGGAGATGCGGGCGTCCGGCGGCGTCGAGCGGATCGCCGTCGCCCCGTACGTCATCGCACCCGGCCGCCTCCCGGACCGTATCGCTACGGGGGCCCGGGAGGCGGGCGCGGACGTGCTGGCCCAAGTGCTCGGCCCCGCGCCGGAGTTGGCGCGGCTGCTGCTGAGC
- a CDS encoding sulfate adenylyltransferase subunit 1 gives MTTTAEHLSATTLLRFATAGSVDDGKSTLVGRLLHDSKSILTDQLEAVESASRNRGQETPDLALLTDGLRAEREQGITIDVAYRYFATARRRFILADTPGHVQYTRNMVTGASTAELAVVLVDARNGVVEQTRRHAAVAALLRVPHVVLAVNKMDLVEYAEPVFAAIAEEFTAYAASLGVPEITAIPISALAGDNVVEPSAHMDWYGGPTVLEHLETVPASHDLTACHARFPVQYVIRPQTAEHPDYRGYAGQIAAGAFRVGEQITVLPSGRTSTIAGIDALGQSVDIAWAPQSVTLRLTDDIDVSRGDLIAPSSDAPAPTQDVEATVCHVADQPLSVGQRVLLKHTTRTVKAIVKDIPSRLTLDDLSQHPNPGKLVANDIGRVVVRTAEPLALDAYADSRRTGSFLLIDPADGTTLSAGMAGDAFAATAGQVHEAVQQDEEGWDF, from the coding sequence ATGACCACCACCGCCGAGCACCTTTCGGCCACCACCCTGCTGCGCTTCGCGACCGCGGGCTCCGTCGACGACGGCAAGTCCACCCTCGTAGGACGCCTCCTCCACGACTCCAAGTCGATCCTCACCGACCAGCTGGAGGCCGTCGAGAGCGCGTCGCGCAACCGCGGTCAGGAGACCCCCGACCTGGCGCTGCTCACCGACGGGCTGCGCGCCGAGCGCGAGCAGGGCATCACCATCGACGTCGCGTACCGCTACTTCGCGACCGCCCGGCGCCGCTTCATCCTCGCCGACACCCCCGGGCATGTGCAGTACACCCGCAACATGGTCACCGGCGCATCCACCGCCGAGCTGGCCGTGGTCCTGGTCGACGCCCGCAACGGAGTCGTCGAGCAGACCCGCCGGCACGCCGCGGTCGCCGCCCTCCTGCGCGTCCCGCACGTCGTCCTCGCCGTCAACAAGATGGACCTCGTCGAGTACGCGGAGCCCGTATTCGCCGCCATAGCCGAGGAGTTCACCGCGTACGCCGCATCGCTCGGCGTCCCGGAGATCACCGCGATCCCCATCTCCGCGCTCGCGGGCGACAACGTCGTGGAGCCCTCCGCGCACATGGACTGGTACGGCGGCCCGACCGTCCTGGAGCACCTGGAGACGGTCCCGGCCAGCCACGACCTGACCGCCTGCCACGCCCGCTTCCCGGTCCAGTACGTGATCCGCCCGCAGACCGCCGAGCACCCCGACTACCGGGGTTACGCGGGCCAGATCGCCGCCGGAGCCTTCCGCGTCGGCGAGCAGATCACCGTCCTGCCCTCCGGCCGCACCAGCACCATCGCCGGGATCGACGCGCTCGGCCAGAGCGTCGACATCGCCTGGGCCCCGCAGTCCGTGACGCTCCGCCTCACCGACGACATCGACGTCTCGCGCGGCGACCTCATCGCCCCGAGCAGCGACGCCCCCGCGCCCACCCAGGACGTCGAGGCGACCGTCTGCCACGTGGCCGACCAGCCGCTGAGCGTCGGCCAGCGCGTGCTGCTCAAGCACACCACCCGCACGGTCAAGGCGATCGTCAAGGACATCCCGTCCCGGCTCACGCTGGACGACCTGTCCCAGCACCCGAACCCGGGGAAGCTCGTCGCCAACGACATCGGCCGGGTCGTCGTACGGACCGCAGAGCCGCTCGCGCTCGACGCGTACGCGGACTCGCGCCGCACCGGATCCTTCCTGCTCATCGACCCCGCGGACGGCACCACGCTCTCCGCGGGCATGGCGGGCGACGCCTTCGCCGCCACCGCCGGGCAGGTCCACGAAGCCGTTCAGCAGGACGAGGAGGGATGGGACTTCTGA
- a CDS encoding DoxX family protein has product MHVAYWIVAALLALFYVYGGGLKVVRSQEQLRPMMGWVDTVPMPLVRLIGTLEVLGALGLVLPPLTGIAVGLAVAAAVGLVLVQIGGLAVHLSRGEVRVIGLNIALLVLAAVAVWLGAAY; this is encoded by the coding sequence ATGCATGTCGCGTACTGGATCGTCGCCGCGCTTCTCGCGCTGTTCTACGTCTACGGCGGAGGGCTGAAGGTCGTCCGGAGCCAGGAGCAGCTGCGGCCCATGATGGGCTGGGTCGACACCGTGCCCATGCCGCTCGTCAGGCTCATAGGCACGCTGGAGGTGCTGGGAGCCCTCGGACTGGTTCTGCCCCCGCTGACGGGGATCGCCGTCGGACTCGCCGTCGCGGCCGCCGTCGGGCTGGTCCTCGTGCAGATCGGCGGGCTGGCGGTGCATTTGTCGCGGGGCGAGGTGCGGGTGATCGGGCTCAACATCGCCCTGCTGGTGCTCGCCGCGGTGGCCGTGTGGCTGGGGGCCGCGTACTGA
- a CDS encoding phosphoadenylyl-sulfate reductase: MTSTLETEDPKALAERAGRELEDASPLEILKWAADTFGKRFCVTSSMEDAVVAHLASRAMPGVDVVFLDTGYHFPETIGTRDAVEAVMDVNVITLLPWQTVEEQDAEYGPKLHDRDPDLCCSLRKVKPLEDGLKNYGAWATGLRRDESPTRANTPVVGWDEKRQKVKVSPIARWTQEDVEAYAAEHGVLMNPLLMDGYPSIGCEPCTRRVEEGEDARAGRWAGRNKIECGLHD, encoded by the coding sequence ATGACGAGCACTCTGGAGACCGAAGATCCGAAGGCCCTCGCCGAGCGCGCGGGCCGCGAGCTGGAGGACGCCTCTCCGCTCGAGATCCTGAAGTGGGCCGCCGACACCTTCGGCAAGCGCTTCTGCGTGACCTCCTCCATGGAGGACGCGGTCGTCGCCCATCTCGCCTCCCGCGCCATGCCCGGCGTCGACGTCGTCTTCCTCGACACCGGCTACCACTTCCCCGAGACCATCGGGACGCGTGACGCGGTGGAGGCCGTGATGGACGTCAACGTCATCACGCTGCTTCCGTGGCAGACCGTCGAGGAGCAGGACGCCGAGTACGGGCCGAAGCTGCACGACCGGGACCCCGACCTCTGCTGCTCGCTCCGCAAGGTCAAGCCCCTGGAAGACGGCCTCAAGAACTACGGCGCCTGGGCCACGGGCCTGCGCCGCGACGAGTCGCCGACCCGGGCGAACACCCCCGTCGTCGGCTGGGACGAGAAGCGGCAGAAGGTCAAGGTCTCGCCGATCGCACGGTGGACTCAAGAGGACGTGGAGGCGTACGCCGCCGAGCATGGCGTCCTCATGAACCCGCTGCTCATGGACGGTTACCCCTCCATCGGCTGCGAGCCGTGCACCCGCCGCGTCGAGGAGGGCGAGGACGCCCGCGCCGGACGCTGGGCCGGGCGCAACAAGATCGAGTGCGGGCTGCACGACTGA